A section of the Dermacoccus nishinomiyaensis genome encodes:
- a CDS encoding cadmium resistance transporter, with product MTAAALLQAIGLFIATNIDDIIVLSLFFARGAGRPGTTAKILAGQYLGFVGILAAALVVTLGAGWALPEEAIPYFGLIPLALGLWAAWEVYRGEGDDDDAAVSGKSVAVATVAGVTFANGGDNIGVYVPVFLNISTPAVITFCIVFLVLVAVLVATAKFVATRRPIAEVLERREHILFPIVLIGLGVAILVGGGAFGL from the coding sequence ATGACGGCCGCGGCGCTGCTCCAAGCGATCGGGCTCTTCATCGCGACCAACATCGACGACATCATCGTGCTCTCGCTCTTCTTCGCCCGAGGTGCCGGACGCCCCGGGACGACCGCGAAGATCTTGGCCGGGCAATACCTTGGCTTCGTCGGGATCCTCGCCGCCGCACTCGTGGTGACCTTGGGGGCGGGGTGGGCGCTGCCAGAGGAGGCGATTCCCTACTTTGGGCTCATCCCCCTCGCGCTGGGTCTCTGGGCTGCGTGGGAGGTCTACCGCGGCGAGGGCGACGACGATGATGCCGCCGTGTCAGGTAAGAGCGTTGCCGTGGCGACCGTCGCCGGCGTCACCTTCGCCAACGGTGGGGACAACATCGGCGTTTACGTCCCGGTCTTCCTCAACATCAGTACTCCCGCTGTCATCACCTTCTGCATCGTTTTCCTCGTGCTCGTGGCAGTGCTGGTGGCCACCGCCAAGTTCGTCGCCACGCGTCGACCCATCGCCGAGGTCCTCGAACGGCGGGAGCACATCCTCTTCCCCATCGTCCTGATCGGACTGGGCGTCGCAATCCTCGTCGGCGGCGGCGCGTTCGGTCTCTGA